From a single Oncorhynchus nerka isolate Pitt River linkage group LG11, Oner_Uvic_2.0, whole genome shotgun sequence genomic region:
- the LOC115136875 gene encoding uncharacterized protein LOC115136875, which yields MAASILRRKIPLVCMVDLIIPSLQQANDSQSWGRKGAELLERPHIIGDGQTDWMTEKVDLSSFQSTTESSSSSSSPPSPLEHDVKVPSDLEVMTSLLQEELAQLEDYFRSESTSTKLDKSPKCDKGAQAMGAHSYYQLPYASYSGNQSETSPLVVTLATGELDRVSFSRGPVGRSKMARPAPYNYHHHSYNTCRRIVSDGVNKVGEELEHDTWSAKGSYSGSTEVAVNHCSTLKTVGKSISSVKKVRECGVSLKEEQSYCFTEDVFCSEEMTRGFCMGGSFDTHPKREGQLMHGMKVSGYDGMGLEVLHCNKDGGLSGTIPQEPEANDGYYHHHPNVAHTEPYHSFIGEIEEPTQAHGIEPQHGHYLFPECIGDQSYECLSRGESEGPMVDSPIHRQAVERLKEDPCSLSCLKPGLVSVPLEVHTGERKQKKRDQNKTAAHRYRLRKRAELDILEEELHGLEGQNRELQDKAESVEREIQYVKDLLIEVYKARSQRLKQDASA from the exons GTGATGGTCAGACGGACTGGATGACGGAAAAAGTTGATTTGTCTTCGTTCCAGTCGACTACTGAATCCTCTTCTAGCTCATCTTCTCCGCCCTCACCGTTGGAACATGATGTCAAGGTGCCCTCTGACTTGGAGGTCATGACCTCTCTTTTACAAGAGGAGCTTGCTCAGCTTGAGGATTACTTCCGGTCTGAATCGACTTCAACCAAATTGGACAAATCACCAAAATGTGACAAAGGCGCCCAAGCAATGGGTGCCCATTCTTACTACCAGTTGCCCTATGCTTCCTACAGTGGCAACCAATCAGAAACAAGCCCACTGGTTGTTACCCTGGCAACGGGGGAACTCGACCGGGTGAGCTTCAGTCGTGGTCCCGTTGGAAGATCCAAAATGGCGAGACCAGCCCcatacaactaccatcatcattcatACAATACTTGCCGAAGAATAGTTTCAGATGGTGTCAACAAAGTTGGTGAGGAACTTGAGCATGACACCTGGAGTGCCAAAGGAAGTTACTCAGGAAGCACAGAGGTGGCTGTTAACCACTGTTCTACATTGAAAACCGTGGGGAAGAGCATTAGCAGTGTTAAGAAAGTCAGAGAATGTGGTGTATCGTTGAAGGAAGAGCAAAGTTATTGTTTTACAGAGGACGTGTTTTGCAGTGAAGAGATGACCAGAGGTTTTTGTATGGGCGGGTCCTTCGATACCCACCCCAAGAGAGAAGGACAGTTGATGCATGGTATGAAGGTTAGTGGTTATGATGGTATGGGGCTGGAGGTCTTGCATTGCAACAAAGATGGTGGACTCTCTGGAACTATTCCTCAAGAGCCAGAGGCAAACGATGggtattaccaccaccacccgaACGTTGCTCATACAGAGCCTTATCATAGCTTTATCGGTGAAATCGAAGAGCCTACACAAGCACATGGTATAGAGCCCCAGCATGGCCACTACCTCTTCCCAGAATGCATCGGAGACCAAAGCTACGAATGTCTGtcaagaggagagagtgaggggccAATGGTGGACTCGCCCATTCACAGGCAAGCAGTAGAGAGGCTAAAGGAAGATCCATGCTCCCTGAGCTGCCTCAAACCAGGccttgtctctgtccctctggaaGTACATACCGGAGAACGGAAGCAGaagaagagagaccagaacaaAACAGCTGCTCACAG GTATCGACTGCGTAAGAGGGCGGAGCTGGACATACTGGAGGAGGAGCTTCATGGGCTGGAGGGACAGAACCGGGAGCTCCAGGACAAGGCGGAGTCAGTGGAACGAGAGATTCAATATGTCAAAGATTTACTCATCGAGGTCTACAAAGCCCGTAGTCAACGCCTAAAGCAAGATGCCAGTGCCTAA